A stretch of the Amycolatopsis sp. BJA-103 genome encodes the following:
- a CDS encoding DUF397 domain-containing protein: MKTRGGWFKSSYSSATGSCVEVKLLNDSILLRDSKDRSANPPTIRVNSESWSFFLDSLKESSATKPA; the protein is encoded by the coding sequence ATGAAGACCCGAGGAGGCTGGTTCAAGAGCAGCTACTCAAGTGCCACCGGCAGCTGTGTGGAAGTAAAATTGCTGAACGATTCCATCTTGCTGCGCGACAGCAAGGACCGCTCGGCGAATCCGCCGACGATCAGGGTCAATTCTGAAAGTTGGAGCTTCTTTTTGGATTCTCTCAAAGAGAGCTCGGCGACGAAGCCCGCCTGA
- a CDS encoding helix-turn-helix domain-containing protein has protein sequence MPPPTSPVVAAWELALRLRERRDQLNVDVKTITAALGFSRNYWSAVENERKILSEESLTRLLGLLEFDDSERQELLDLRQLAKERGWWTRYSSLLGSEIQRMYGLELGAQGVRDYESLIIPGLLQTADYARAIMTPAVVLRQVEVDQSVEVRLQRQQRLTSENPLHVTAIISEAALRQQIGGPAILRCQLDHLAGMIEDHPERIKVRIIPFSTKACGLFGASTVHMIDFDNPRLPTVAWQETVTKYDIIDDSTRIRDLTMTYSDAFGKALDEQRSLEMIHHYARELD, from the coding sequence GTGCCACCACCGACATCTCCGGTGGTCGCGGCCTGGGAGCTCGCTCTTCGGCTCCGCGAACGCCGCGACCAGTTGAACGTCGACGTCAAGACCATCACCGCCGCACTGGGCTTCTCGCGCAACTACTGGTCCGCCGTCGAAAACGAACGCAAAATTCTCTCTGAAGAAAGCCTGACCAGGCTTCTGGGGCTTCTCGAGTTCGACGACAGCGAGCGACAGGAGTTACTTGATCTGCGACAACTGGCCAAGGAACGGGGGTGGTGGACCAGGTATTCCAGCTTGCTGGGCAGCGAGATTCAACGCATGTACGGTCTCGAACTGGGCGCCCAGGGGGTCCGCGACTACGAAAGTCTGATCATTCCCGGACTGCTGCAGACCGCGGATTACGCGAGGGCGATCATGACGCCGGCCGTCGTTCTTCGCCAAGTAGAAGTCGACCAGAGTGTCGAGGTCCGCTTACAAAGGCAGCAGCGACTCACCAGTGAAAATCCACTTCACGTCACTGCGATCATCAGCGAAGCCGCACTTCGACAGCAGATCGGCGGACCGGCCATTTTGCGTTGCCAGCTCGACCATCTTGCGGGCATGATCGAAGATCATCCCGAACGGATCAAAGTCCGCATCATTCCGTTCAGCACGAAAGCATGTGGACTTTTCGGTGCGTCCACCGTGCACATGATCGATTTCGACAACCCGAGATTGCCCACCGTCGCCTGGCAAGAAACAGTCACAAAATACGACATCATCGATGACTCGACGCGGATCCGCGATTTGACAATGACATACAGTGACGCATTCGGGAAAGCCCTGGATGAGCAACGATCACTGGAAATGATTCATCACTATGCCAGGGAACTAGATTGA
- a CDS encoding phage baseplate protein has protein sequence MPEQVPPDLVRSTFSRRSLLRAGGGLAATTALLGTGATFAGPASAAITALPASKRFDLTEPSYDEFRSKLLHESHHVMQGFAFDNQNVRIFIVNARNGGTGDDLCVTQVNFSGEILGSMHLNNAGHGVSIGVEPVGTDSYIWMECDSDGPTGDGRGTALARFKFVNGGTPSVKKFLTGSETITCATDPINKRIAVRRKEGGKLHISVYPLASAAAGDFSAPLAHFPQPALADTKVTFQGYTIYGQYLYTLDGEGHENPADINSYVTCIDMNTGKVKSRALTKAGNSLVFREPEGLGIYRSLAGETRLYMGFGSRSSMGNINRYANLFYKNVLID, from the coding sequence ATGCCCGAGCAAGTGCCCCCGGACCTCGTCCGATCCACGTTCTCCCGACGTTCACTGCTGCGCGCCGGCGGTGGTCTCGCCGCGACGACGGCACTGCTCGGCACCGGCGCGACGTTCGCCGGACCGGCTTCGGCCGCGATCACCGCGCTGCCGGCGTCCAAGCGTTTCGACCTCACCGAACCGTCCTACGACGAGTTCCGCAGCAAGCTCCTGCACGAGTCGCACCACGTGATGCAGGGCTTCGCCTTCGACAACCAGAACGTGCGCATCTTCATCGTGAACGCCCGCAACGGCGGGACCGGGGACGACCTGTGCGTCACCCAGGTCAACTTCTCCGGTGAGATCCTGGGCTCGATGCATCTCAACAACGCCGGGCACGGCGTGTCGATCGGCGTCGAACCGGTGGGCACCGACTCCTACATCTGGATGGAATGCGATTCGGACGGACCCACCGGCGACGGTCGCGGGACGGCGCTGGCCAGGTTCAAGTTCGTCAACGGTGGCACGCCGTCGGTGAAGAAGTTCCTCACCGGCAGTGAGACGATCACCTGCGCCACCGATCCGATCAACAAGCGGATCGCGGTACGCCGCAAGGAAGGCGGCAAGCTGCACATCAGCGTCTATCCGCTCGCGTCCGCCGCCGCCGGCGACTTCAGCGCGCCGCTGGCGCACTTCCCACAGCCCGCGCTGGCCGATACGAAGGTGACCTTCCAGGGATACACCATCTACGGCCAGTATCTGTACACATTGGACGGTGAGGGCCACGAGAACCCCGCCGACATCAACTCCTACGTCACGTGCATCGACATGAACACCGGCAAGGTGAAGAGCCGCGCGCTGACCAAGGCGGGGAATTCGCTGGTGTTCCGCGAGCCGGAGGGCCTCGGGATCTACCGGAGCCTGGCCGGGGAAACCCGCTTGTACATGGGCTTCGGGTCACGCAGCAGCATGGGCAACATCAACCGTTACGCGAACCTGTTCTACAAGAACGTCCTCATCGACTGA
- a CDS encoding RICIN domain-containing protein: MSRFSLVGRGVRGIAALTVAVTLVGGLAATPAQAETTGPASAASAQAAQESTTDEKAAAARELNLLLTPEMAVMSDKNFVITLWQKAREGSQVKAAALKAFTDTTDELACYNFIKTGIFDAVRRDQIELEKKAERDRQRLAAAAEIGWTNVPQAQLDGSLENFVFKLWEMAEEGSDVKKGAATVLKTGSTDDQRQEFVVTGIYTASAADKKRKIEEAERLERERLEREANRTAKERAWAAATKATATEELKNLPDHEFIYEMIKRAIGPKVKAAAQTAYDSRDAAVWKAFIFTGVHAAHQADIDEQERLDAIEAERQIRVILDRAERDGYQPNLVSAARAALAGTTAQRNAFLLTGQHAAAKLDLIKPADKRVVELQGIQSGRCLAVAGLWDTPGQGALANGAKTELWDCVRSPKQVWELQAVNGGQYRLQNLASKMCMDINGDNVVQNPCNDHPNQRWEFLENADGTFQLKNVGSGRFATAADSGTGNATLIVQYTNTNSIDQRWRLIDPTHVSWTVEMRLGTIQLKGVHSGRCMQVAGLWDTPNQGANGDFAGTELWDCAGGPKQVWELVPLGDKKYGLKNKNSGRCLDVRYGEVANGTQLIQFGCHYGGAQQWVFVQGDNNTLGLASALTGKFADVTGWQSGNGAAISQYDGTGGANQRWTVIQMTTA, encoded by the coding sequence TTGTCCAGATTCAGTCTGGTCGGTCGCGGCGTGCGTGGAATCGCCGCACTGACCGTCGCGGTCACCTTGGTGGGTGGCCTCGCTGCGACGCCGGCGCAAGCGGAGACGACCGGCCCGGCCTCGGCGGCGTCCGCGCAGGCCGCACAGGAGTCGACCACCGACGAGAAGGCCGCGGCCGCTCGCGAGCTCAACCTCCTCCTCACCCCGGAGATGGCGGTGATGAGCGACAAGAACTTCGTGATCACGTTGTGGCAGAAGGCTCGCGAGGGCAGTCAGGTCAAGGCGGCCGCGCTCAAGGCGTTCACTGACACGACCGATGAGCTCGCCTGCTACAACTTCATCAAGACCGGCATCTTCGACGCCGTCCGGCGCGACCAGATCGAGCTGGAGAAGAAGGCGGAGCGCGACCGCCAACGACTCGCCGCCGCGGCCGAGATCGGCTGGACGAACGTTCCGCAGGCGCAGCTCGACGGCTCGCTGGAGAACTTCGTCTTCAAGCTGTGGGAGATGGCCGAAGAGGGCAGTGACGTCAAGAAGGGCGCGGCGACCGTCCTGAAGACCGGTTCCACGGACGACCAGCGCCAGGAGTTCGTGGTCACGGGCATCTACACCGCGTCCGCCGCCGACAAGAAGCGCAAGATCGAAGAAGCCGAGCGCCTCGAACGCGAACGTCTCGAACGCGAGGCGAACCGCACGGCGAAGGAACGCGCCTGGGCGGCTGCGACGAAGGCGACGGCCACCGAAGAGCTCAAGAACCTCCCTGATCACGAGTTCATCTACGAGATGATCAAGCGCGCCATCGGCCCCAAGGTCAAGGCGGCCGCCCAAACGGCCTACGACAGCCGTGACGCGGCGGTGTGGAAGGCGTTCATCTTCACCGGCGTGCACGCGGCGCACCAGGCGGACATCGACGAGCAGGAACGGCTCGACGCGATCGAAGCCGAACGTCAGATCCGGGTGATCCTCGACCGGGCGGAACGTGATGGCTACCAGCCGAACCTGGTCTCCGCTGCCCGCGCCGCACTCGCCGGCACCACCGCGCAGCGCAACGCGTTCCTCCTCACCGGTCAGCACGCCGCGGCCAAACTCGACCTGATCAAGCCCGCGGACAAGCGGGTCGTCGAACTGCAGGGAATCCAGTCCGGCCGTTGCCTCGCGGTCGCCGGCCTGTGGGACACACCGGGTCAGGGTGCGCTCGCCAACGGCGCGAAGACCGAGCTGTGGGACTGCGTCCGCAGCCCGAAGCAGGTCTGGGAACTCCAGGCCGTCAATGGCGGTCAGTACCGCCTGCAGAATCTCGCGTCCAAGATGTGCATGGACATCAACGGTGACAACGTCGTCCAGAACCCGTGCAACGACCACCCGAACCAGCGGTGGGAGTTCCTGGAGAACGCCGACGGCACGTTCCAGCTGAAGAACGTCGGGTCCGGCCGGTTCGCCACTGCGGCCGACTCGGGCACCGGCAACGCGACCTTGATCGTGCAGTACACCAACACCAACTCGATCGACCAGCGGTGGCGCCTCATCGACCCGACCCACGTCTCGTGGACCGTCGAGATGAGACTCGGCACCATCCAGCTCAAGGGTGTGCACTCGGGCCGGTGCATGCAGGTCGCGGGTCTCTGGGACACGCCGAACCAGGGTGCCAACGGGGACTTCGCGGGCACCGAACTCTGGGACTGCGCCGGCGGGCCGAAACAAGTCTGGGAACTGGTCCCGTTGGGCGACAAGAAATACGGGCTGAAGAACAAGAACTCCGGAAGGTGCCTCGACGTGCGCTACGGCGAGGTCGCCAACGGCACCCAGCTGATCCAGTTCGGCTGCCACTACGGCGGTGCTCAGCAGTGGGTGTTCGTCCAGGGTGACAACAACACCCTCGGCCTCGCCAGCGCCCTGACCGGCAAGTTCGCCGACGTCACCGGTTGGCAGTCCGGAAACGGTGCGGCCATTTCCCAGTACGACGGCACCGGCGGAGCCAACCAGCGCTGGACCGTCATCCAGATGACCACCGCGTAA
- a CDS encoding ALF repeat-containing protein, translating into MSNRSASAAAMWRRSVMVVVLTMIMALLGGLVPAGAAARPATAPAPAAAVSEDPPVLDDEDQFNRELVEDIAKHAPDIEVREAAQAALDTNDPARIIWFLDYGEAEAKAKASERKRVTAAKNRELVQGWARTGGPHVRAGAQAALDSGDDTTIADFVSYGKEIAEKQDQKDAEDSKAEQDRIIARVRDMVAHGGPQVQVEGEAILLTGDYARIREFYLTGYAEANQRDHDFQQVIEKALEDRNKAITELNALARRAEAAADARAEIMRANINAVKVMEDGLFAMQMAVKAAHKADKIFQEDKPGRANGAKGRNQDIDALRAEATEYAARGGRIAGEARGINTQVHNAAARLVETGLTNGLDWAKVTIGISHAVEATAFAAETSQHAIEATLADSRALDADRNAQEHANNAHKYRAEAERQAQRALDLAAAARVQRDIALAARDRAEQQKNLAAQKAVQAKQHAANARTARANAQGAAKNAIAKSKDATTAYNNAVTHKAAMDETVRKAAALGKELDVVEGLLGEHVRVYHEYEKLLVIAHKKAEDLGGEAWDEYRRIEGETNQAKAAAAQSEAWASRARAAAATARAEAQRATNAANEAHQAALRANQEAVTARRAADETHRLALEAANAAVASNTAAEMVQSEAESAVREANQSVYQSMIADRAAAAAAASAELVIDPVRAAESILKPFAAINADARRALAGAAEALLISEEQSRLAREKATEAAAAAVRAQKAADEAVADIKPAYEAAARAVNAANAAAQDALTANDAANTAAQHANAASGSAATAAQWANSARSDATLATRSANAATAAATAAGQAAGAAERLRSAALEVAKGFDAFENSIVERLNQVTDLRKRYDEAVRLAAAEADRKRQELNELTLHNLAGALVCKVSTSLPPCQELLAKVKGQLGPALDALGNYVEDWFWCTSGIDESACQRYHEKSKKALEFTWEAIKGFAEAAVSPFVTVWEVGGCVVSGVDSGDWSKCKAILDGAIYTIENPYMWINLPEWQTNPGKAFGGLLFDAAAAAATIYAGGSGGAAWKTVRTLSKKIDGGSGPLSKMVAGLERYAVKLHESVRDKLPNAVGEILNLKARFDNGDAKFDGAIAVVDERLYRMEPFAIRPEGTPNLVDGATIRLEGGTLRIENGLAKLDGAKLKVEPPKHCPVAVAARAAASAGCGKDDGPKTNPDNSYEHDIDLGYQSGTPLGSLKVRLSPAENAWANKKMNEAKDREPAITPKVDEVAKKIPTGERVGQGYELKDKGQAPYPSFKRKLFDEMNPRPEKPGAPAPPKRSPDEVADKMNDLVRYTINFPKGTYSLGVQNALVEFAKYFDEVKVKNFWVKKEAGEGNYPGINVTYKTKDGQLFEVQFHTPESFHAKGDAEHWGYEKKRALEAVDFSQYPPHEREAVRSKIQDEIDELKDQSALIFGEVETPVGAINISPTKP; encoded by the coding sequence ATGAGCAACAGGTCAGCGAGCGCCGCCGCGATGTGGCGCAGATCCGTCATGGTCGTGGTCCTCACGATGATCATGGCCTTGCTGGGTGGTCTCGTTCCCGCCGGGGCGGCCGCCAGACCCGCGACGGCGCCCGCGCCCGCGGCTGCCGTGTCGGAAGACCCGCCCGTCCTCGACGACGAAGACCAGTTCAACCGTGAGCTGGTCGAGGACATCGCCAAGCATGCTCCCGACATCGAAGTCCGGGAGGCCGCGCAGGCGGCGCTGGACACGAACGACCCGGCGAGGATCATCTGGTTCCTCGACTACGGCGAGGCGGAGGCCAAGGCCAAGGCCTCGGAACGCAAACGTGTCACCGCGGCCAAGAACCGGGAACTGGTGCAAGGCTGGGCACGGACCGGCGGCCCGCATGTGCGAGCCGGCGCGCAAGCCGCCCTCGATTCCGGCGACGACACGACGATCGCCGACTTCGTTTCCTATGGCAAGGAAATCGCCGAGAAGCAGGACCAGAAGGACGCCGAAGACTCGAAGGCCGAGCAGGATCGCATCATCGCGCGTGTGCGGGACATGGTCGCGCACGGTGGACCACAGGTGCAGGTCGAAGGCGAAGCGATCCTGCTCACCGGCGACTACGCCCGCATCCGCGAGTTCTACCTGACCGGTTACGCCGAGGCGAACCAGCGCGACCACGATTTCCAGCAGGTCATCGAGAAGGCGCTGGAGGATCGCAACAAGGCGATCACCGAGCTCAACGCCTTGGCGCGACGCGCGGAAGCCGCGGCGGACGCGCGGGCCGAGATCATGCGCGCGAACATCAACGCCGTCAAGGTCATGGAAGACGGCCTGTTCGCGATGCAGATGGCCGTGAAGGCGGCGCACAAGGCCGACAAGATCTTCCAGGAAGACAAGCCCGGCCGCGCCAACGGTGCCAAGGGGCGAAACCAGGACATCGACGCGTTGCGTGCCGAGGCGACGGAGTACGCCGCGCGCGGCGGCCGCATCGCCGGGGAGGCCCGGGGTATCAACACCCAGGTCCACAACGCCGCGGCCCGCCTCGTCGAGACAGGTCTGACCAACGGCCTGGACTGGGCCAAGGTCACCATCGGCATCAGTCACGCCGTCGAGGCGACCGCGTTCGCCGCGGAGACCTCACAACACGCGATCGAGGCGACGCTGGCCGACAGCCGCGCGCTCGACGCGGACCGCAACGCGCAGGAGCACGCGAACAACGCTCACAAGTACCGCGCGGAAGCCGAACGCCAGGCGCAGCGGGCGCTCGACCTGGCCGCGGCGGCGAGGGTCCAGCGTGACATCGCCCTCGCGGCACGCGATCGCGCCGAACAGCAGAAGAACCTCGCCGCCCAGAAGGCGGTGCAGGCCAAGCAGCACGCCGCGAACGCCCGCACCGCCCGGGCGAACGCGCAGGGCGCGGCCAAGAACGCGATCGCCAAGTCCAAGGACGCCACGACCGCCTACAACAACGCGGTCACGCACAAGGCCGCCATGGACGAGACGGTGCGGAAAGCCGCGGCCCTCGGGAAGGAACTCGACGTTGTCGAGGGCCTCCTCGGGGAGCACGTCCGGGTCTACCACGAGTACGAAAAGCTCCTGGTCATAGCGCATAAGAAGGCCGAGGACCTCGGCGGCGAGGCATGGGACGAGTACCGGCGCATCGAGGGCGAGACCAATCAAGCCAAGGCCGCGGCCGCCCAGTCGGAAGCGTGGGCGAGCCGCGCCAGGGCCGCGGCGGCCACCGCGCGTGCCGAGGCACAGCGGGCGACGAACGCGGCGAACGAGGCGCATCAGGCAGCACTGCGCGCGAACCAGGAAGCGGTGACGGCACGTCGCGCCGCAGACGAGACGCATCGCCTCGCGCTGGAGGCCGCCAACGCGGCCGTCGCCTCCAACACCGCGGCCGAAATGGTGCAGAGCGAGGCCGAGTCGGCGGTACGTGAGGCCAACCAGTCCGTGTACCAGTCCATGATCGCGGACCGGGCGGCGGCCGCAGCTGCTGCTTCGGCCGAACTGGTCATCGACCCCGTGCGGGCGGCGGAGAGCATCCTCAAACCGTTCGCCGCGATCAACGCCGACGCCCGAAGGGCACTGGCAGGTGCTGCTGAAGCGCTGCTCATCAGCGAGGAGCAGTCTCGCCTCGCGCGGGAGAAGGCGACCGAGGCGGCCGCAGCGGCGGTCCGCGCGCAGAAGGCGGCGGATGAGGCCGTCGCAGACATCAAGCCGGCTTACGAGGCTGCCGCTCGCGCAGTCAATGCCGCGAACGCCGCCGCACAGGACGCGCTCACCGCCAACGACGCTGCGAACACGGCGGCGCAGCACGCGAACGCCGCGTCGGGTTCGGCGGCCACGGCCGCGCAGTGGGCGAACTCGGCTCGTTCGGACGCGACGCTGGCGACCCGATCCGCCAACGCGGCGACCGCTGCGGCCACTGCGGCGGGCCAGGCGGCGGGAGCGGCGGAGAGGCTCCGCAGCGCCGCGCTGGAAGTCGCCAAGGGTTTCGACGCCTTCGAGAACTCGATCGTCGAGCGTCTGAACCAGGTCACTGACCTGCGGAAGCGTTACGACGAGGCCGTGCGCCTCGCCGCGGCGGAAGCCGACCGCAAGCGTCAGGAGCTGAACGAGCTGACGTTGCACAATCTGGCAGGCGCACTCGTCTGCAAGGTGTCCACGTCGCTCCCGCCTTGCCAGGAACTGCTGGCCAAGGTCAAGGGTCAGCTCGGCCCGGCACTCGACGCCTTGGGCAACTACGTCGAGGACTGGTTCTGGTGCACCTCCGGTATCGACGAGAGCGCCTGCCAGCGGTATCACGAAAAGTCGAAGAAGGCCCTCGAGTTCACCTGGGAGGCGATCAAGGGTTTCGCCGAGGCCGCGGTCAGCCCGTTCGTCACCGTGTGGGAGGTCGGCGGTTGCGTCGTCTCGGGCGTCGACTCGGGTGACTGGTCCAAGTGCAAGGCGATTCTCGACGGCGCGATCTACACCATCGAGAACCCGTACATGTGGATCAATCTGCCCGAGTGGCAGACCAACCCGGGCAAGGCGTTCGGCGGGCTTCTGTTCGACGCCGCCGCCGCCGCGGCCACCATCTACGCGGGCGGTTCCGGCGGCGCGGCGTGGAAGACCGTCCGGACGTTGTCGAAGAAGATCGACGGAGGCTCAGGACCGCTGTCGAAGATGGTGGCAGGCCTGGAGCGCTATGCGGTCAAGCTGCATGAGTCCGTCCGCGACAAGCTGCCGAACGCGGTCGGGGAGATCCTGAACCTGAAGGCGCGTTTCGACAACGGCGACGCCAAGTTCGACGGTGCCATCGCGGTCGTCGACGAGCGGCTGTACCGGATGGAGCCCTTCGCGATCCGGCCGGAGGGCACGCCGAACCTCGTCGACGGGGCGACCATCCGCCTCGAAGGCGGCACGCTGCGGATCGAGAACGGCTTGGCGAAACTCGACGGCGCCAAGCTGAAGGTCGAGCCGCCGAAGCACTGTCCAGTCGCCGTCGCGGCCAGGGCGGCCGCGTCCGCGGGGTGCGGAAAAGATGATGGGCCGAAGACCAATCCGGACAACTCCTATGAGCACGACATCGACCTCGGGTACCAGAGCGGCACGCCGCTCGGTTCGCTGAAGGTCAGGTTGTCACCGGCGGAGAACGCCTGGGCCAACAAGAAGATGAACGAGGCCAAGGACCGTGAACCGGCGATCACGCCGAAGGTTGACGAGGTGGCGAAGAAGATTCCGACGGGGGAGCGGGTCGGGCAGGGGTACGAGCTGAAGGACAAGGGCCAGGCTCCCTACCCGTCGTTCAAGCGCAAGCTGTTCGACGAGATGAACCCGAGGCCGGAGAAACCTGGAGCGCCGGCGCCGCCGAAGCGATCACCGGACGAGGTCGCGGACAAGATGAACGACTTGGTCCGGTACACGATCAACTTCCCGAAGGGCACTTACTCCCTCGGCGTCCAGAACGCGCTGGTCGAGTTCGCCAAGTACTTCGACGAGGTCAAGGTCAAGAACTTCTGGGTGAAGAAGGAAGCGGGCGAGGGCAACTACCCTGGCATCAACGTCACGTACAAGACGAAGGACGGACAGCTCTTCGAGGTCCAGTTCCACACCCCGGAGAGCTTCCACGCCAAGGGCGACGCCGAACACTGGGGTTACGAGAAGAAGCGAGCGCTCGAAGCGGTCGATTTCAGTCAGTACCCCCCGCATGAGCGGGAGGCCGTGCGGAGCAAGATCCAGGACGAGATCGATGAGTTGAAGGATCAGTCCGCGCTCATCTTCGGTGAGGTGGAAACACCGGTGGGTGCGATCAACATCTCGCCCACGAAGCCGTAG
- a CDS encoding winged helix-turn-helix transcriptional regulator, which produces MDTPGTDTDVVYRADCPSRPILDQIADKWSMMVMTVLDRPRRFNDIKRRLEGVTQRVLTQTLRRLERNGMIERRVLPTSPVGVEYSLTPLGESLREPFGHLYDWTTAHADEIQNCQQSYDERLQAERT; this is translated from the coding sequence ATGGACACTCCCGGCACGGACACGGACGTCGTCTACCGGGCCGACTGCCCCAGTCGCCCGATCCTCGACCAGATCGCCGACAAGTGGTCGATGATGGTGATGACCGTCCTCGACCGGCCCCGCCGGTTCAACGACATCAAGCGCCGCCTCGAAGGCGTGACCCAGCGGGTCCTCACCCAGACCCTGCGCCGCCTGGAACGCAACGGGATGATCGAACGGCGCGTGCTGCCGACCTCACCGGTCGGAGTCGAGTACTCCCTCACCCCGCTCGGCGAATCCCTGCGCGAGCCCTTCGGTCACCTGTACGACTGGACGACCGCCCACGCGGACGAGATCCAGAACTGCCAGCAGAGCTACGACGAACGCCTTCAGGCCGAACGAACGTAG
- a CDS encoding enoyl-CoA hydratase/isomerase family protein: MHHDAYATLRVSHEAGIARVTLDNPPVNVLDVALMADLRRLLTGLRDDDSVRVIVFDSADPDFFIAHVDMSLVDAPDAFDEIAAETPDGVNVFQALGELLRHQPQVTIVKLAGQARGGGAEFVTAADMTFAAIGRAGIGQVEALMGIVPGGGGTQYLADRIGRNRALEVVLGADLYDAQTAERYGWINRAVPAEELDDFVDRLARNIAALPEGVVAAAKRAIVPTDLAEGLLREHDAWAGQFVRPAAERLIRGGLAYGAQTRDGERDLESLLRKLAG, translated from the coding sequence GTGCATCACGACGCCTACGCGACCCTGCGAGTGAGCCATGAGGCAGGCATCGCCCGTGTCACCCTCGACAACCCACCCGTCAACGTCCTGGACGTCGCCCTCATGGCCGACCTGCGGCGGCTGTTGACCGGGCTGCGGGACGACGATTCGGTCCGGGTGATCGTGTTCGACAGCGCCGATCCGGACTTCTTCATCGCCCACGTCGACATGTCGCTCGTCGACGCGCCGGACGCCTTCGACGAAATCGCGGCCGAAACACCCGACGGTGTCAACGTCTTCCAGGCCCTCGGGGAGTTGCTCCGGCACCAGCCCCAGGTGACGATCGTCAAGCTCGCCGGCCAGGCCCGTGGCGGCGGGGCGGAGTTCGTCACGGCGGCGGACATGACCTTCGCGGCGATCGGTCGCGCCGGGATCGGCCAGGTCGAGGCCCTCATGGGCATCGTCCCCGGGGGCGGCGGCACCCAGTACCTCGCCGATCGGATCGGCCGCAACCGCGCGTTGGAGGTGGTGCTCGGCGCCGACCTGTACGACGCGCAGACCGCCGAACGCTACGGCTGGATCAACCGGGCCGTACCCGCCGAGGAACTCGACGACTTCGTCGACCGCCTCGCCCGCAACATCGCCGCACTGCCCGAGGGCGTGGTCGCCGCGGCCAAACGCGCCATCGTTCCCACTGACCTGGCCGAGGGCCTGCTGCGCGAACACGACGCTTGGGCGGGCCAGTTCGTCCGGCCCGCGGCCGAACGGTTGATCCGAGGCGGACTGGCTTACGGCGCCCAGACCCGCGACGGCGAACGCGATCTGGAGAGCCTGCTCCGCAAGCTGGCCGGCTGA
- a CDS encoding CGNR zinc finger domain-containing protein, with translation MLDACYRSSAVETAVALANTLRPIKGEDALETVEQLRNFLDDHSPDAGRGTGPRRLTRTDLAEVRAVRETVRAVLERASTDAAAATALINDGLRDSRATPVLRHDQDRWWIEVTSDTDRCSAHLAATTLSALASVIATLGPTRLGACAGTNCRATFVDLSRNGSKQYCTRNCAHRASVAAYRSRQSPG, from the coding sequence ATGCTCGATGCGTGTTACAGATCATCGGCGGTCGAGACGGCCGTCGCTCTTGCCAACACCTTGAGGCCGATCAAGGGCGAGGACGCGCTCGAGACGGTGGAGCAGCTCCGGAACTTCCTCGACGACCATTCGCCGGACGCGGGCCGAGGGACCGGCCCGCGGCGTCTCACCCGTACCGACCTGGCCGAGGTCCGCGCGGTACGCGAGACGGTGCGCGCCGTCCTCGAACGAGCGAGCACCGACGCGGCGGCAGCCACGGCCCTGATCAATGACGGTCTCCGTGACAGCCGCGCCACGCCCGTGCTGCGCCACGATCAGGACCGCTGGTGGATCGAGGTCACCTCCGACACCGACCGTTGCTCGGCGCACCTGGCCGCGACCACGCTCAGCGCACTGGCCTCCGTGATCGCCACACTCGGTCCGACTCGTCTCGGCGCCTGCGCCGGGACGAACTGCCGAGCCACTTTCGTCGACCTGTCGCGCAACGGCTCGAAGCAGTACTGCACGCGGAACTGCGCGCACCGGGCCAGCGTCGCGGCCTACCGGAGCCGGCAAAGCCCGGGTTGA